From the Prosthecobacter dejongeii genome, one window contains:
- a CDS encoding DUF6804 family protein codes for MSLALPYLMSASLCLVALLPGLPYGYFMLVRWVVCVVAGYGAVQFFKAKSEAWAWGCLGLALLFNPIFKIHLGRELWWWADLGAAVFLGVVAKQSGGR; via the coding sequence ATGAGCCTTGCTCTGCCTTATTTGATGTCTGCCAGTCTGTGCTTGGTGGCGCTGCTACCTGGGCTGCCGTATGGTTACTTCATGTTAGTGCGCTGGGTAGTGTGTGTGGTGGCGGGCTATGGTGCGGTGCAGTTTTTCAAGGCCAAGTCAGAGGCCTGGGCCTGGGGTTGCCTCGGGCTGGCTCTGCTCTTCAATCCGATCTTCAAGATCCACCTGGGCCGGGAGCTGTGGTGGTGGGCAGACCTGGGGGCTGCGGTGTTTTTAGGTGTGGTGGCTAAACAAAGCGGTGGTAGGTGA
- the deoC gene encoding deoxyribose-phosphate aldolase translates to MKYSYAELAGMIDHSLLQPGLTDAEAEAGCILAAEYGVASVCVKPYFVPRAASLLADTGVIVGCVIGFPAGNSSTEVKRYETELACKDGAREIDMVINIGKALGGDWDYVEREIQVIADEAHKHGAKLKVIFENDYLPNDALKIRLCEICARVGADWVKTSTGYGFSKQPDGSYNYQGATEHDVKLMRQHSPAHVQVKAAGGVRDLDGLILVRDLGCTRLGASATKSILDEYRRREATGESGGSASIGAGGY, encoded by the coding sequence ATGAAATACAGCTACGCCGAACTCGCGGGCATGATTGACCACTCCCTGCTTCAGCCCGGTCTCACCGATGCCGAAGCCGAGGCCGGTTGCATCCTGGCTGCCGAATACGGCGTGGCCTCCGTCTGTGTGAAGCCCTACTTTGTCCCCCGCGCCGCCTCGTTGCTCGCGGATACAGGCGTCATCGTCGGCTGCGTCATCGGCTTTCCTGCCGGCAACAGCAGCACCGAGGTGAAACGCTACGAAACTGAACTCGCCTGCAAGGACGGAGCCCGCGAGATAGACATGGTCATCAACATCGGCAAAGCCCTCGGTGGCGACTGGGACTACGTGGAGCGGGAGATCCAGGTCATCGCCGATGAAGCCCACAAACACGGGGCTAAACTCAAGGTCATCTTTGAAAACGATTACCTGCCGAATGACGCCCTCAAAATTCGCCTTTGCGAAATCTGCGCCCGCGTGGGGGCCGACTGGGTGAAGACCTCCACCGGCTACGGTTTCAGCAAGCAGCCCGATGGCAGCTACAATTACCAAGGCGCGACTGAGCATGACGTGAAACTCATGCGCCAGCACAGCCCCGCCCACGTCCAGGTGAAAGCCGCCGGCGGCGTGCGCGATCTCGACGGCCTCATCCTCGTCCGCGACCTCGGCTGCACCCGCCTCGGCGCCAGCGCCACCAAGTCCATCCTCGACGAATACCGTCGCCGCGAGGCCACGGGTGAGAGCGGGGGGAGTGCGAGTATCGGTGCTGGGGGGTATTGA
- a CDS encoding CHASE2 domain-containing protein, giving the protein MFVRVVLTLLCLAATAGYLDREQKAGRFHRVDELFLDFLVSNTRGRFEKPEGGGDVVLVEMREQERADYATWPPPPLDWQTLLKQLQTYQPEVLVIATPLNWGNPTPDFAPAVAEALLAFPSVILGIETQVAEATKTDAAFLGDLDSLLPHFQQVGGDLSRAPRLASLITAPDASVRASTELGLLSASRVEDEWRLPYALRDQDRFIPTVLAAALARHSRSPYSGGHRLRLGPGAGAYLQGGLYVPLEISGEFTVPEDTTVPAVNALHLMAGNLVDVLPVEDKAALEKARILVVGTTQAEAPGAPASLPTLYARALNRLLALPRLRVLTEMEQWIAWGIAGAAALWIVLRVRRVRAFRAGLGLIFAALVVSYLCFQSNLLWCPPALPTALIAVGMILGRFLGKKETVVTEETAPPAAA; this is encoded by the coding sequence ATGTTTGTGCGTGTTGTTTTGACTCTCCTCTGCCTGGCGGCCACCGCTGGGTACCTGGACCGTGAACAGAAGGCGGGACGGTTTCACCGGGTGGATGAGCTGTTCCTGGACTTTTTGGTTTCCAATACGCGGGGCCGTTTTGAAAAACCGGAAGGCGGGGGTGACGTGGTGCTGGTGGAGATGCGCGAGCAAGAGCGGGCCGACTATGCGACCTGGCCACCGCCACCGCTGGACTGGCAGACGCTGCTGAAGCAACTGCAGACCTACCAACCCGAGGTGCTGGTGATCGCCACGCCGCTGAATTGGGGGAACCCGACGCCGGACTTTGCCCCGGCGGTGGCGGAGGCCTTGCTGGCCTTTCCCAGTGTGATCTTGGGCATCGAGACTCAGGTGGCAGAAGCGACGAAGACGGACGCGGCTTTTTTGGGTGATCTGGATTCTTTGCTGCCTCACTTCCAGCAGGTGGGGGGCGATCTCAGCCGCGCGCCCCGGCTGGCCAGCCTCATCACCGCACCGGATGCCTCCGTGCGTGCTTCCACGGAGTTGGGGCTGCTTTCCGCGAGCCGTGTGGAGGATGAATGGCGGCTGCCGTATGCGCTGCGGGATCAGGATCGTTTCATTCCCACGGTGCTGGCAGCGGCGCTGGCCCGTCACAGCCGCAGTCCGTACTCGGGGGGGCATCGTCTGCGCCTAGGCCCAGGTGCGGGCGCTTACCTGCAAGGTGGTTTATACGTGCCCCTGGAAATCAGTGGCGAATTTACCGTGCCGGAGGACACCACGGTGCCGGCAGTGAATGCGCTGCATCTGATGGCGGGTAATCTGGTGGATGTGCTGCCGGTAGAGGACAAGGCGGCGCTGGAAAAGGCACGCATCCTGGTGGTGGGCACCACCCAGGCCGAGGCCCCAGGTGCGCCCGCTTCCCTGCCGACGCTGTATGCCCGTGCACTGAATCGCCTGCTGGCCCTGCCACGGCTGCGGGTGCTGACCGAGATGGAACAGTGGATTGCCTGGGGCATCGCGGGGGCTGCGGCCTTGTGGATCGTGCTGCGGGTGCGGCGAGTGCGCGCCTTCCGGGCGGGCCTGGGCCTCATCTTTGCGGCGCTGGTGGTGAGTTACCTTTGCTTTCAGTCGAACCTCCTATGGTGCCCACCTGCCCTGCCCACCGCCTTGATCGCCGTGGGGATGATCTTGGGGCGGTTCCTCGGGAAAAAGGAAACGGTGGTGACTGAGGAAACTGCGCCGCCGGCTGCCGCCTAA
- a CDS encoding PDZ domain-containing protein has protein sequence MKSLSFLFTLLTAASVQAQVAPTTPKPPIGPRRVLINPNAPTQPPQPQQQAGIQTSSLLKVNVTYQSYNLRIPWQKESAGGRRGLGVVLEGNRILVTGQMVSDATYIELELPESGQKIPARVIAVDYEANLALLAPNSPAREEAFFAGLSPMEVDTTARIGDTLVVWQTGRVGELIVTPMRISKVMNQGYVVENASFIVYEAQGIIRSEANSFTLPVAKGRKLAALLLRYDSKNQLATLLPAPIIEHFLKDVADGKYDGFPSLGIEFQITLDEQFRDYLGMKADQPGVYISSVTKGASADKAGVKKGDIMLSINGFTIDSRGDYQDPLFGPLSVSHIVRGKAFVGDEVEMKVLRDGKEVTLTGKLARKQPTDYLVLPYQFDQGPKYLINGGMLFQELTRPYLNSFGTEQQGGPILRLARIASNPEEYEKKGRRRVVFLSAVLPTTSTQGYERLSGQVVDEINGVKISQIEDVAEAFKKPKDGLHVVKLDQFPFILYLDATKVEKDNLQLMNGMFRIGSLSRLE, from the coding sequence ATGAAGTCCCTTTCCTTTCTTTTCACCCTGCTGACCGCCGCCAGCGTGCAGGCCCAGGTCGCCCCCACCACGCCCAAGCCGCCCATCGGCCCGCGTCGGGTGCTCATCAATCCAAATGCCCCCACCCAGCCGCCGCAGCCACAGCAGCAGGCAGGCATCCAGACCAGCTCCCTGCTGAAGGTGAACGTCACCTACCAGAGCTACAATCTCCGCATCCCCTGGCAGAAAGAGAGCGCTGGGGGCCGTCGCGGCCTGGGTGTGGTGCTGGAGGGAAACCGCATCCTCGTCACTGGCCAGATGGTCAGCGATGCCACCTACATCGAGCTGGAGCTGCCCGAGAGCGGCCAGAAGATCCCCGCCCGCGTCATCGCCGTGGATTACGAGGCCAACCTCGCCCTGCTGGCTCCCAATTCCCCCGCCCGTGAGGAGGCCTTCTTTGCCGGGCTCAGCCCCATGGAAGTGGATACCACCGCCCGTATCGGTGACACCCTGGTGGTTTGGCAAACCGGCCGCGTGGGCGAGCTCATCGTCACCCCCATGCGCATCAGTAAGGTCATGAATCAGGGCTACGTGGTGGAGAATGCCAGCTTCATCGTTTATGAAGCGCAGGGCATCATCCGCAGTGAGGCCAATAGCTTCACGCTGCCGGTGGCGAAGGGTCGCAAACTCGCCGCTCTGCTGCTGCGTTACGATTCAAAAAATCAGCTCGCCACCCTGCTGCCCGCGCCCATCATCGAGCACTTCCTCAAAGACGTGGCCGATGGCAAGTACGATGGCTTCCCCTCCCTGGGCATCGAGTTTCAAATCACCCTGGATGAGCAGTTCCGCGACTACTTGGGCATGAAGGCGGACCAACCTGGTGTTTACATCAGCAGCGTGACCAAAGGTGCCTCCGCTGACAAGGCCGGGGTGAAAAAAGGCGACATCATGCTCTCCATCAATGGCTTCACCATTGACTCCCGTGGTGACTATCAGGACCCTCTTTTCGGCCCTCTCAGCGTCAGCCACATCGTCCGGGGCAAAGCCTTCGTGGGTGATGAAGTGGAGATGAAAGTCCTGCGCGATGGCAAAGAAGTGACGCTCACGGGTAAGCTGGCCCGCAAGCAACCCACCGACTACCTCGTGCTGCCCTACCAGTTTGATCAAGGGCCGAAGTACCTCATCAATGGCGGTATGCTTTTCCAGGAGCTCACCCGCCCCTACCTGAACTCCTTCGGCACCGAGCAGCAGGGCGGCCCAATCCTGCGCCTGGCCCGCATCGCCAGCAATCCAGAAGAGTATGAGAAGAAAGGCCGCAGGCGCGTGGTCTTCCTCAGCGCCGTCCTGCCCACCACCAGCACCCAGGGTTACGAGCGCCTCAGCGGCCAAGTGGTGGATGAGATCAATGGCGTGAAAATCTCCCAGATCGAAGACGTGGCCGAGGCCTTTAAAAAGCCCAAGGATGGCCTGCATGTGGTGAAGCTGGACCAGTTCCCTTTCATCCTGTACCTCGATGCCACCAAGGTGGAGAAGGATAACCTCCAGCTCATGAATGGCATGTTCCGCATCGGCAGCCTGTCCCGTCTGGAATAG